GAGcaggacgacgcggcggccgcgtcgaGCAACGGGAGCTGGATCGCGTGCAGCCGCTCCGTGCCCTTGAGCACGTATTCCCGCCCGGCCACCGGGTAGATGTAGTCGTCGTCCGCCAGGTCGTGCCACACGAACCCGTTCCGGTAGCTCCTGCATTGCAACAACATTGAGAAGGACGTTCCATGTCCAATGCCCGCTTGCACCTCTCCGGCAACCATGCTTGCAACCTCTTGAAACAAAAACTAACCTTTTGGATGCCCACGCGTACATGCGCGCCATCCCCTTCCCTCTGAGCGCGTCGAGCCGGTCGATCACATCTACGCACAGCaccaacgacgacgacgacgacgtcgaatGCATCAAGAAAAACCGAACACATAAGCGGAAGTAGACACGATCGAACAGAGCACTCGTACGTACCTCGGAGGCAGAGTCCATCAGGGGAGGCGAGTGCGACCTCCATGAAATGCGGGTGCTCGAGGTGCCCGTTCCTGGAGAGATAGTACACGACGGCAGCTCTCGCCGGCCCGGACCTTGgtcgcggcggccgtggcggcgccaTGTCGGGACTCCTCGCCTCCTGCTGCCCCTCACGCCACGGCAGCCTCTGctgctcccctctccccctgctgcccgccaccaccactgcCATCTTCGTCAACCTACCCCTGCCGCTGCGCCCCCTCCCAAGCAATAATCCTTGAGCTATATGCAGCAAGCTGCAAGGCTGCAggcgtcgtcgtcaccggtCAGCAGCTAGCGCTTAAAGGGCGCGAGTGCGACACAAGGGAAGGTGCAAAGGAGGGCGCAGCGAAGGCAGTGATGAGTGTGGCATTCAAACGATGCCAGGACCAGCTCAGCTGTGAGAGCTGTGCAGTGATATGATATCAGAGGATTGGTAGTAATCTggtaataaaagaaaaatctttgCTCTCTGGTTAgttgctttctttcttctggTTCTTGAGGTCAACACAGtagctactgctgctgctgctggattCTGTATCACTACAGTATGGTAGACTGTCCTGTTGGGGTTAAGTACTGGTAGTACTGGCTTAATTACCGGTGGTGTTGACTGCTAATTAAGTTGTTTGAGGTGTGGGGGTTAGACCTGTGGATTAAGGGTGGGTAATTAATGTGGGGACTCTAGAGGATGGTGAAATGGCAGCTGGTTTGGCGCTGCCAAAGCAGTTCTTTTAATCGAAAACGTTTGACTAACGAGGCCCACACGTATGGGGCGCGGCGACGCTGACTAGACTAGCCGGTGGGCTCGGGTGTCAGTGAGCTAACCGAGGACTTCTCCCACTCTCAGAGCACTGTAAATCCTGGATGGTTTGTTAATGTGATTGCTGTCTCTGATCAATATCTGATGTGTCCGTAGACAAATAAGCTGTGCATGTGAAACCTTGAAGCACGGGTTGGGTTTGCCCGCTGATGCGAGTGGTATTAATATTTGGAAGCATTTGCGTGCATGGGAAGGCTGCAATCCCTGTCCTGTCCATTTGGGCCTCCCTCCAAGTCCCAATTAAAACTCTTCTGCCCCTGGTGGTGCTTCAGATTGCCATTGCCATGAGACAGAGCTTACTAGAGAACAAGTATACTAATCCCAGCCACGTGACAGGGACCATCCCCCCGCTTAAACACGGCTTGAAACACCCGGCGTTAACCTAACACGGGCCATTAAGCAGCGTGGCCCCACCGCGTCAGCGTGTCCCCGAAGCAGCTGCCGCTATCGCCACAAAAGCAGAGGAGGTGCTCCGTTTCGTCAGGACACtcaggaggagggggaggacaAGGGGGAAGGGTTCCACCGACTACGAGATGGCAAGGGGGGTGtgcatgcgcgcgcgcgcgcgcggacaGCGAGACGGCACGGCGGACGCGCCCGCAAAGCCGGAGCGCGAGGCTGCGTTTGGTTCACGGAGACGGGGGAAGGACGGCCGGTGCGTGCCCGCCACCGCGCCACACCCTCGCCGTGGCCCGTCGAGATccgcgccggccggcgtcTCGTCGTCTCGGCCCGCGATGCcgattttcttttactttcaCATGGCACGGCCTGCTGCATCGTCTCCATCCCAGCTGCAGTCTCGGTGGCTGTTTTGATTTagggatttttttcccttatcacatcgaatatttaaacgttaattaggagtattaaatatagacggataataaaactaattgcataaataaaggatatttcattagacaaatttttaaagcctaattaagctacggtaagtaaatatttactgtatcatcacatttgctaatcatgtatTTATTAGACTAAGaattcgtctcgtaaaatagtctagagtatgagggtgtagcatcacatttgctaatcatgtatTTATTAGACTAAGAATTCATCTCGTGAAATAGTTCAAagtatgaggtgagttttattaatagtctatatttaatatttctaattagcatcaaacattcgatatgacagaacctttaaaaaaaaaaaaagttcgaAGCATGTCTGGCCCTCAGTCTCGCGCTTTGTTCTTTACCGCGCGCCGCCCCGGTAATTGAAGCCTGCTGATTACTGGGGTCCGGTAGTACTGATTACTGAGTCAGTAATTCATGCGTGCCTACTGTCAGGTATTGCAATCGATCGCTCGCGCAGCCGAGGTGTCGGAATTCGGAAGCGAGACGCGCGCAGTCGCAGAGAGCGAGCGGCACCGTACGCACGGGtcctcctttttatatttgcgTAGGTCGACGCTTGTCCGTCTCGCTCATCGTCGCACATGTTCCTAAAGCAAAGTATTAGGCCCGGTCGGTCAGTGCGTTGCGTAGGTGAAACTGAGGCTGGAAGCTTGTGAAGTTGTGGCTGCCTGCAGTACCGGTGCTGCCGATCGTGATCGGGACCAGCGCGCGCGTTGAAAACATGAGACGTCTAGGTCACGAGGCCAACAAAGGGACAATGACAAATGGGCACAAATCAGCCATGCGAGAACATACAGATAGAGTAGCACGTCAGGCAGTTTGAGCGTGTATACACGGTACCACGGCATCAGCATACGCTGGTCCAGTATACTACGACTgcgcgaggaggagacgaGATCGATCTTCTCCCGTGCTCGGGCAGGCCGCACCGCAGGCGCCGCGGTGTAACGGATGATGCTTCTTCCTCACAGCGGAATAAGATAATCCTGCAGGCGATAGTAGTACGGCGCTACGGGAGTGTAGCGCGTTTTTTCGTGTTGCGCATTTCTCAGCATACGCTTCTTCATTGCTGGGGTCACGACGGCGTCTTTTTCCCCATCGGAGGTGGGAGGAAAATGGCAGGCGGTACACGACGCAGAGGCGAGCGACGGCCGATGGGGATGGCATTGGGAGTTTTGCCCTCAGGATTTTGCAACCGCCTCTATCAGTAGGAAGCTTCAAACTGTATTTTTGGTGGCATTTCCATTTTCAAGTTAATTAAGAATTATAGTTTGAAAATAAGGTCAATAAATGCAAGAAAATTGCATAAAACTATGTTTTACGGTTTCTGTTGTCCAACtatctaagagcaagttcactagtatagccaactgttGGCTCTAacttatctatagtcaatatACAATAGCATAGACTACATAACTAATATtcggtcccacctgtcatacacacatgtgtcttaaagtccgtgctgcagctggctataaattagtagcccgctgcacttctctctcatcttttatcttcttaaaatatacttatagcctgctattgtacctgctctaagttaTATACGCGCTTCCTCTGTCTAATAATGTAAGAatgtttggagtttttttagtattaaaaTTGGGAGAAGGTAGAGTTGTGATAAGTGGAGATAGTAATATAGTAGACAAGAATATTAAATGATGAATGATTATGATTGATTGAGATTAGTACGTAGATAAAGGTATTCTTAGGGCACCAccaatatatgttttcttagaaATGTACGAGTCTTGAcacatcataaaattttaacttagcTAAATATGCTTCAATGTTTAGACctatataatttatactaaGATGGGTCCCactatgtttaaaaaatattatctttctCAACTTGTTCCAACATGAGTCAATGAACCAACCAAAAGCTccaactaaaattattttttaacctaagCAGCAGTTGCCCAACAAGTAACAAATGCTTAGAATTTCTAGCCTAACACTTATACTCTAATGTATAGCACCCATTTCTCTTGTTTATCTTTTCTCCATGCACCTCCTTGGCAAATACATTGGAGTTGCCCTTACATCgttgaataaattttaaactctaCGTGttatcgtaatttttttatggaaggAGTACATTATAGGGGtgattatgaaaaaaaaagtcaaacggtatatttgtaaacgaaaaatattttgtgaatagaatgtttgtatatgtattattagcgaTGTAAAAGTTAAGGCTAGAAAGTAAACTTCAATGaataaatctcaaaatcaactccaattttaaagttaaaaatttattttttttataagcagaagcgaggGAGGGGTGTATATGCATACACCTAAAGAAAACATGGGAAATgctataaaacatttgataaaatttttaggtagAAAACATTCAAATGTAATTGTATTGTAACTGaagtataattatattataaagttaGAATGTAACCGAATATTAATTCGTATGTAATTACATGAAACATGTGCGTGGGAGCTTGCAGTTTTTTCCAACCGAGCACGAATCTTGAGGTGATCCAATGGTCAGAAAATGAAAGTTGGGGAAAATATGTTCACAGATCTTTACCAATCCCGTAAGAACTGTGCGCGGCCTTTTGTGCTTGCCATGCCTGCTTTGCTTCACCCACAAAGTATTAAGCTCAGTTTGGCCCATTGggccagaaaaaaaaggccggcggcgcgtgggCACAAACCTAGCGTGTTGACAGGTCCAAATCGAGCCGCCCCCCTCGCAAACCCCTCaaccctcctcctcgccgccgccgccgccgccgccggctgctctgctccgccgcagCCATGGGGAAGTTTCGCAAGCtcggccgccacgccgcccacCGAGTCTCCATGCTCAGGTATCTTCTGGCATCTATCTTTCTCTCGCGCGCGCGAGATCCGCGCTTCTCTCTGTGTCCGGGGCTTATGGATGCGTCTGCTCGGCAGGACGATGGTGTCGCAGCTGGTGAAGCACGAGCGCATCGAGACCACCGTCGCGAAGGTGCGTACTCTCCCTTGCGTCTAGGATCTGGTCGAACACCTTGTATTGTAGGGGGGCCTAGGATTTATGTGCTGGGAGTCGTGGTTGGTTTCAGGCGAAGGAGGTGCGGCGCAAGGCGGATCAGATGGTGCAGCTCGGGAAAGAGGTAAAAACTGACTAGATGTAAAGCATTCTCCTGTCGCCATAGAACTATAACCTGAAAATTTTTACTGCTTGCTGTCATCCATGAACCTATGTACTAGTAGAGCTTTGTACTTTTGTTTTGGCACTACTGCACACACAGTTCGGCAGTACAAGTAACTAGCAGGCATGGATGAGTGCTTAATTAGTTCCATGAGTGCAGCATTTCATCAGCTATATGCGTTACTTTTCAATTTCATAAGAGATGAATTGAGGGGTGTCTTCAGTAATGGCAGTATGGATAcaatgtactccctctgtctcaaAATACAGGCATTTCTAGTTTTGTTCTAAGTCAAACTGTCTTAAGTTTGGCCAAGTTTTTAGGAAGTTATAATATTTGTGATATTGAATGAGCATAGAGCATCTTATATTcattatgaaatatatttgcatagtttattatttttggatgaaacGATCATCGACTAGCTTTGATTGAAAGATTAAAGGTCCATACAAGTTCATTGGGATCGCCAGCTCACAATAATGCCCAAAAGATAATGCAAATTCACAGCTCCTGAACTAACACATCGATCCTGACAGAACTAGaactaaaacaaaagaaaagcagaAACATCAGTGCCATCAGACTCCAAATTATCCATCCAAAGCATCAGACCGTGTCACTCCATTTGCTTCCGCCATCTTTGTGCATGTTCTCTCTGGGCCTCTTCTGGTTTATCGTACGTCTTCCACTGTTTCAATATTGATGGCACCTTGGAAGCTAACTGCAAAACGTTCGAGATATGTTGGTTCTTGCAAATTCAATCATTTCTAACTCACAGATTGTGCAGGCTACTTCAGCATAAGAGGTTACTGCGAATAGCCTCTGTTTGTTTCTGCTCCCTCAGGAATTAGAGACCTGAAAGATTCACAGGAAACAGGCAACACTTGCCAACTGAAAGAACTAGGATGCTCATATTTTGGGATGGCGAGAATTATGTTTTACATTGTGGTGTTAATAAGATTCCTATGAATTttgtacttttttattttattctctctTCTTTATGAGATGGTTGAAATGATTGAGTCGTATATAGCTAATTATTGATATGTTGTCTGAAAAGTTGTCTTTAATTTCTGTTACATACACGTTCCATCTGAATGATGTCATCTTGTTGTTTTGGAGTCGATACTACATAAGCCTTCCAATGATTGTGCTATTCCGCATGTTACCTCAAACCTCTTTTTATCTGGCTGGAATGTTGAAAGATTTGTTTTTAGTCTATCTCCTAGAGCTATTGGTCTAGAAGCTTATCTTTCATTGCATAAATTGTAGGGCACATTGGATGCAGCAAGACGTGCTTCTGCTTTTGTTCGGGGAGATGATGTTGTCCATAAGCTGTTTACAGAGCTGGCCTACCGTTACAAGTAAAACATCGTTATGTGCTATGGATCAATTTGATTTGTACTGCCATTGTTTCAAAGCATGTCATGTCAGCATCCCACATCAGAAATAAGGGATAAATTATAATGGTTATGATGGTCTTTGTAGAAATACATCTAAAAGCGTAGGATTTTATGCATCACAAAATGATAAGACCAGTATGCTATTTTCAAGCCGATTCTAATGATTATTTTGTTCCCTTTGAATTTTAGGAATCGAGCTGGTGGGTATACCAGACTATTGCGAACTAGAATACGAATTGGTGATGCTGCACCGATGGCGTACATTGAGTAAGCTTCTCTTGTGActtttaaaaaggaaaaacgatTGGAGTGGCTTTTCCATTAGCTTTTATTAGTCAGTTTTTGCTATTCGCTTACCTTTACTTTATGTTTGCTATTATTCAATTACTACCATTACACTGACTTGTTTTTTCCCTGCTTCACGCGGAAGAATTGACTGATTGAGAGCAAAGTCATCCCCTTGCCTGTTTTTTTAAGTGAAAGAAGCTAATGTGCTAAGAACATCTTCGAACCATACAAAGTTCTTATATCCGAGTTTTAGCAGGATGTGCCATATATATACCATCTCAAATTTCCAGAAAACATaacttgctttttttttttcagtcaaGTCACTCGCAGTCTTAATGTGCAGGTTCGTTGATAGGGAAAACGAACTTCGAGAAGCCAAACCTGCAGTACCACAGCCACCTCAGCGGGCTCCTCTTGATCCCTGGGCCAAGTCTCGTGCTAGCCAACAGTGGGCGGGACCTAAAATCAGCGAAGGCTCCAGAAAAGAAGGCTTATGAGAATAATATCTATGTTGTGTTATTCCTTGAGAGTATTCATTTTTCCATGGCTACCAGGCACACAAGCTTGTCATGCTGGAGGTGTATTGTCACGAGATAATTGTCAATAGAATAATTTGAACTTAGGCTGCTTTCCATTTAGCCTGACCCTCGTGAGATGTATCATGTATGCTTGCAATTCATTTGTTGAGAAATGAAATGCAGAACTATCCTGTAGATTTGAGTGTAGGTGAGGCACTTGATTTGATTTCCTATAGCTGACGTATACGAATCCCCTTGCGAATTGATGCGTGTTGAGAATATGCTGTGTTCTTCAGAAATCACATAACACAACTGAAGTATACTATCATGCATTTTCCTCCCAGTTAGGACTTCCATATGCGAGATTAGATCCTAGCAGTATCAAAATCATATTCAAGCAAGAATTGCAGTATtgcacacattttttttatttattggaaATTTATTCGAACGCTTATAAAACTCAATGCTTAAGATTATTCAAGAGTTCATAGGAGCACCTCGTCTTCCCCTGCCATGCTCTCTTGTTGCAAGCCTTCGGCTGGTTGGGCGATTGCGTGAGACTGACCAACAAAATACTACAGAAATTCCCATCAACCGCACCAAAATCTCGCCAGCTCCAGAAGGCCCCCCAAGTTTCCTGCGATCGGATGAGGCGCAGCGTGGTTCCCTGACCCAGCACATTGTCGCGGCTCATCCACGAGTGGCGTCTGCCGGCAACTTGCTCGACGAAATGCCGCGCCGGGACGTCGTCTCGGCCACGGCTGCCATAGGCGCGCTCACCCGCAGCGGCCGGCACCGCGGCGCGGTCGCGCTCTTCTCCCGCGTCCTTGTTGACGGCGTCGTGCCCAACGAGTTCACCTTCGGCACCATCCTGCGGTCGGCGAGCGCGCTGCGTGACCTTCGCGTGGGCGCACAGCTCCACGCCTGCGTCGCCAAGCTTGGCCTCTGCTCCAACGTCTTCGTGGGCAGCGCCCTCGTCGACCACTACGCCAAGATGGGCGCCGTGAGGGAAGCCCAGGGAGCTCTCGAGGACACCCGCGAGCCGAACGTCGTCTCTTACACCGCGCTCATTGCGGGGTTTCTGAAGAATGGGATGTTTGGGGATGCAGCCCGGCTGTTCCGCTGCATGCCGGAGAGGAATGCGATCTCTTGGAACGCCATGATCGGCGGGTCAAGCAAGGCAGGCCTCAACGAGGAAGCAGTCAACCTGTTCCTGGATATGTGTCGGGAAGGCGTCAGGCCGAACGAGTCCACGTTTCCCTGCGTGCTCACCTCCGTTGCCAACGCCGGGGCACTTGGCGTTGGCAGAAGCATCCATGCTTCGGCTATCAAGTTCTTGGGCAAGCTTGATGTTTTTGTGGGCAATTCTCTCGTCAGCTTCTATGCTAAATGTGGCAGTTTGGACGACAGCGTCAAGGCGTTCACAAAGATCAAGAAGAAGAACGTGGTGTCCTGGAACGCGTTGATCTGCGGATATGCTCAAAatgggaggggagaggaggcttTGGAAGCCTTCAGGAGGATGAAAGCTGCAGGCTTGAAGCCGGACAGTGTTACTCTTCTTGGCTTGATGTTTAGTTGCAACCATTCTGGTCTGGTTGATGAAGGTTATTCATTGTTCAAGA
This is a stretch of genomic DNA from Oryza brachyantha chromosome 1, ObraRS2, whole genome shotgun sequence. It encodes these proteins:
- the LOC102701494 gene encoding pentatricopeptide repeat-containing protein At5g42450, mitochondrial, coding for MLKIIQEFIGAPRLPLPCSLVASLRLVGRLRETDQQNTTEIPINRTKISPAPEGPPSFLRSDEAQRGSLTQHIVAAHPRVASAGNLLDEMPRRDVVSATAAIGALTRSGRHRGAVALFSRVLVDGVVPNEFTFGTILRSASALRDLRVGAQLHACVAKLGLCSNVFVGSALVDHYAKMGAVREAQGALEDTREPNVVSYTALIAGFLKNGMFGDAARLFRCMPERNAISWNAMIGGSSKAGLNEEAVNLFLDMCREGVRPNESTFPCVLTSVANAGALGVGRSIHASAIKFLGKLDVFVGNSLVSFYAKCGSLDDSVKAFTKIKKKNVVSWNALICGYAQNGRGEEALEAFRRMKAAGLKPDSVTLLGLMFSCNHSGLVDEGYSLFKTAEMEQPGILRPEHYACVVDLFSRAKRFDDAKRFLDNLPFEPGIGFWKSMIGGCQIHWNRELAEGVAKRIHALDPKDTSSYILLSNVYSAAGSWEDVSMVRREIKEKGLKRITGCSWIEVHNQVHVFFNGDCRHPRSDDIHMMLESCLSSEEDEHWLV
- the LOC102701218 gene encoding 50S ribosomal protein L17-like, with the translated sequence MGKFRKLGRHAAHRVSMLRTMVSQLVKHERIETTVAKAKEVRRKADQMVQLGKEGTLDAARRASAFVRGDDVVHKLFTELAYRYKNRAGGYTRLLRTRIRIGDAAPMAYIEFVDRENELREAKPAVPQPPQRAPLDPWAKSRASQQWAGPKISEGSRKEGL